In a genomic window of Streptomyces sp. NBC_01231:
- a CDS encoding ATP-dependent Clp protease ATP-binding subunit — MTSGFTGSEGYDPFGEFLARFFGGPRPGPRQIDIGRLLSQPARELVKGAAQYAAEHGSRDLDTQHLLRAALSAEPTRTLLSRAGADPDSLATEIDERSGPAQHPPGEVPPPTSLSLTPAAKRALLDAHDLARARGAGYIGPEHVLSALASNPDSAAGHILNSAHFAPSGLPPESAQDGGRTSGERPRSTGTPTLDKYGRDLTDLARQGGIDPVIGREQEIEQTIEVLSRRGKNNPVLIGDAGVGKTAIVEGLAQRIIDGDVPDVLVGRRVFALDLTGVVAGTRYRGDFEERMTTIVSEIRARSEELIVFIDELHTVVGAGGGGESGSMDAGNILKPALARGELHIVGATTLEEFRRIEKDAALARRFQPILVPEPTAADAVEILRGLRDRYEAHHQVRYTDEALVAAVELSDRYLTERRLPDKAIDLIDQAGARVRLRARTKGTDVRAMEREVEQLTRDKDQAVADEQYEQATQLRDRIGELKQRIGEASGGAEADEGMDLKVTAEAIAEVVSRQTGIPVSSLTAEEKDRLLGLEQHLHERVVGQDEAVRVVADAVLRSRAGLASPDRPIGSFLFLGPTGVGKTELARTLSEALFGSEERMVRLDMSEYQERHTVSRLIGAPPGYVGHEEAGQLTEVVRRHPYSLLLLDEVEKAHPDVFNILLQVLDDGRLTDSQGRTVDFTNTVIVMTSNLGSEAITRRGAGIGFGPGGAEADEEARREQILRPLREHFRPEFLNRVDEIVVFRQLTAGQLREITDLLLEKTRRLLRAQGVAVDFTDPAVDWLAERGYQPEYGARPLRRTIQREVDNQLSRLLLDGRVAEGGTVTVDVADGRLAFRTEDLPPAPEL; from the coding sequence ATGACCAGCGGCTTCACCGGCTCAGAAGGCTACGACCCCTTCGGAGAATTCCTCGCCCGCTTCTTCGGCGGGCCGCGCCCCGGTCCACGCCAGATCGACATAGGGCGGCTGCTCAGTCAGCCCGCCCGGGAGCTGGTGAAGGGCGCCGCCCAGTACGCCGCCGAGCACGGCAGCCGGGACCTGGACACCCAGCACCTGCTGCGGGCCGCGCTGTCCGCCGAGCCGACCCGGACGCTGCTGAGCCGGGCCGGCGCGGATCCCGACTCGCTCGCCACGGAGATCGACGAGCGCTCCGGCCCGGCCCAGCACCCGCCGGGCGAGGTCCCGCCGCCGACCTCGTTGTCCCTGACCCCGGCAGCCAAGCGCGCCCTGCTGGACGCGCACGACCTGGCCCGGGCGCGCGGCGCCGGTTACATCGGCCCCGAGCACGTACTGAGCGCCCTGGCCTCGAACCCGGACTCGGCCGCCGGGCACATCCTCAACTCGGCCCACTTCGCGCCCTCCGGGCTGCCGCCCGAGTCGGCCCAGGACGGGGGCCGGACCAGCGGCGAACGGCCGCGCTCCACCGGCACCCCCACGCTGGACAAGTACGGCCGCGACCTCACCGACCTGGCCCGGCAGGGCGGCATCGACCCGGTGATCGGCCGGGAGCAGGAGATCGAGCAGACCATCGAGGTGCTGTCCCGGCGCGGCAAGAACAACCCGGTGCTCATCGGTGACGCCGGTGTCGGCAAGACCGCGATCGTGGAGGGGCTCGCCCAGCGGATCATCGACGGCGACGTGCCCGATGTGCTCGTCGGACGGCGGGTGTTCGCCCTGGACCTGACGGGTGTGGTCGCGGGCACCCGCTATCGCGGGGACTTCGAGGAGCGGATGACCACCATCGTGAGCGAGATCCGCGCCCGCTCCGAAGAGTTGATCGTCTTCATCGACGAACTGCACACCGTCGTCGGTGCCGGAGGCGGCGGCGAGAGCGGCTCCATGGACGCCGGAAACATCCTCAAGCCCGCCCTGGCCCGCGGTGAGTTGCACATCGTGGGCGCGACCACGCTGGAGGAGTTCCGCCGGATCGAGAAGGACGCGGCACTGGCCCGCCGCTTCCAGCCGATCCTGGTGCCGGAGCCCACCGCCGCGGACGCCGTCGAGATCCTGCGCGGCCTGCGCGACCGCTACGAGGCCCATCACCAGGTCCGCTACACCGACGAGGCCCTCGTGGCCGCCGTGGAACTGTCCGACCGGTACCTCACCGAACGCCGCCTGCCCGACAAGGCGATCGACCTGATCGACCAGGCCGGTGCCCGGGTACGGCTGCGGGCACGGACCAAGGGCACGGACGTACGGGCCATGGAGCGCGAGGTCGAACAGCTCACCCGCGACAAGGACCAGGCGGTCGCGGACGAACAGTACGAGCAGGCCACGCAACTGCGCGACCGGATCGGCGAGTTGAAGCAGCGGATCGGCGAGGCCAGCGGTGGCGCCGAGGCCGACGAGGGGATGGACCTGAAGGTCACGGCCGAAGCGATCGCGGAGGTCGTGTCGCGGCAGACGGGCATCCCGGTCAGCAGCCTCACCGCGGAGGAGAAGGACCGCCTGCTCGGCCTGGAGCAGCACCTGCACGAGCGGGTCGTCGGCCAGGACGAGGCGGTCCGCGTGGTCGCCGACGCGGTTCTGCGTTCCCGCGCCGGGCTCGCCAGTCCCGACCGTCCGATCGGCAGCTTCCTCTTCCTCGGCCCGACCGGTGTCGGCAAGACCGAGCTGGCGCGAACGCTCTCCGAGGCCCTGTTCGGCAGCGAGGAACGGATGGTCCGCCTGGACATGAGCGAGTACCAGGAGCGGCACACCGTCAGCCGCCTGATCGGCGCCCCGCCCGGGTACGTCGGCCACGAGGAGGCCGGCCAGCTCACCGAGGTGGTGCGCAGGCACCCGTACTCGCTGCTTCTCCTCGACGAGGTGGAGAAGGCGCACCCGGACGTCTTCAACATCCTGCTCCAGGTCCTCGACGACGGACGGCTGACCGACTCCCAGGGCCGCACGGTCGACTTCACCAACACGGTCATCGTGATGACCAGCAACCTCGGCTCCGAGGCGATCACCCGGCGCGGCGCGGGCATCGGGTTCGGGCCCGGCGGCGCGGAGGCGGACGAGGAGGCGCGGCGCGAGCAGATCCTGCGCCCGCTGCGGGAGCACTTCCGGCCCGAGTTCCTCAACCGCGTCGACGAGATCGTCGTCTTCCGTCAGCTCACCGCCGGCCAACTGCGGGAGATCACCGACCTGTTGCTGGAGAAGACGCGTCGGCTGCTGCGCGCGCAGGGCGTCGCGGTGGACTTCACCGACCCGGCCGTCGACTGGCTCGCCGAGCGCGGCTACCAGCCCGAGTACGGCGCCCGCCCGCTGCGCCGCACCATCCAGCGGGAGGTGGACAACCAGCTCTCCCGGTTGCTGCTCGACGGCCGGGTCGCCGAAGGCGGCACGGTGACGGTGGACGTGGCGGACGGGCGGCTCGCGTTCCGTACGGAGGACCTGCCGCCCGCCCCCGAGTTGTGA